Proteins from one Coffea arabica cultivar ET-39 chromosome 8c, Coffea Arabica ET-39 HiFi, whole genome shotgun sequence genomic window:
- the LOC140013363 gene encoding uncharacterized protein, whose protein sequence is MGPYYDSIIPAATQAIQEREQISASIREHLLKAQQRMKYFADKRRTERSFETIAIRRNLKLATKFYGPFEVEKRVGEVAYKLKLPPTARIHPVFHVSLLKKRIGPPQQTSATLPEFDLQDQCPLVPEMVLKRRAILRKDIPVVQYLIKWQQLEYDEAS, encoded by the exons ATGGGCCCCTACTATGACTCTATCATTCCTGCAGCAACTCAAGCAATTCAGGAAAGGGAACAAATCTCTGCCAGTATCAGGGAGCATCTACTAAAGGCTCAGCAGAGGATGAAATATTTCGCAGATAAACGCAGGACTGAGAGGAGCTTTGAA ACCATAGCTATTAGAAGGAATCTCAAGCTCGCAACAAAGTTCTATGGGCCTTTTGAAGTAGAGAAGAGGGTCGGTGAGGTTGCCTACAAACTCAAACTGCCTCCTACAGCTAGGATACACCCAGTGTTCCACGTATCTCTACTGAAGAAAAGGATTGGACCCCCACAACAGACTTCCGCTACGCTCCCAGAATTTGATTTGCAGGATCAGTGTCCTTTAGTACCAGAAATGGTCTTGAAGAGGAGAGCTATTCTCCGGAAAGATATACCAGTGGTTCAGTACTTGATCAAGTGGCAGCAATTGGAGTATGATGAGGCATCATGA
- the LOC140013364 gene encoding uncharacterized protein has product MAKDGDGQRPNGAAYSMDFGEWGNGFLLPQVIVSDILRIPPPMSRRLDRLVWDLNSSGSFTVSSTYQVVRLPGPRSFLLANIWHLLIPAKVSFFMLRLLESSLPVMDILYRFQVQGPSHCWCYNDPKTESLDHIFCTGEIPLQVWQSFEGIDGSLSPVFTVRHALTKWWLRVTTKSALKLIYRILPCLVCWHLWRATNSVLFEGKGVTAAGVHLRILGELREILCGWFFNLAIGGLFWYSLLDLVVKKDRLSRISWQNWSRSQFRIPKLNVDGCYRDNP; this is encoded by the exons ATGGCGAAGGATGGTGATGGTCAAAGACCAAACGGAGCAGCATATTCGATGGATTTTGGGGAATGGGGAAATGGATTTCTG TTGCCCCAAGTCATTGTGTCGGACATCTTACGTATCCCTCCTCCTATGTCTCGGCGGCTTGATCGCCTGGTGTGGGACTTGAATTCCTCTGGCTCATTCACAGTCTCATCAACGTATCAGGTGGTGCGCCTGCCTGGCCCCAGGTCATTCCTTTTAGCAAATATATGGCATTTGTTGATTCCTGCGAAGGTTTCCTTCTTTATGTTACGTTTGCTAGAGTCTTCACTACCAGTTATGGATATTCTTTACCGTTTTCAAGTACAGGGCCCTTCTCATTGTTGGTGCTATAATGATCCGAAGACAGAGAGTCTTGACCACATTTTTTGCACGGGCGAGATCCCCTTACAGGTTTGGCAGTCTTTTGAAGGGATTGATGGAAGCCTCAGCCCAGTTTTTACAGTGCGACATGCACTGACAAAGTGGTGGTTACGGGTTACAACGAAATCAGCCTTGAAGCTAATATATCGAATTCTTCCTTGCCTAGTTTGCTGGCACCTCTGGAGGGCTACGAACTCGGTGCTATTTGAAGGCAAAGGGGTGACGGCGGCGGGTGTTCACTTGCGTATCCTCGGGGAGTTACGGGAGATTCTCTGTGGATGGTTTTTCAATCTGGCCATTGGTGGTTTATTTTGGTATTCTCTTCTTGATTTGGTGGTCAAGAAGGACAGACTGAGTAGGATTTCCTGGCAAAATTGGAGCAGGTCGCAGTTCAGGATCCCTAAGTTGAATGTTGATGGGTGTTATCGGGACAATCCATGA